TGACGCATCCGCTCTCGCAGCATTTATACTTAAAGAGCCTGGATGGAGGAGTTTGGTAGAGTATGTAAGATATTGTTTATCGCTAGATCACGCTGTAAAAGAGGTTGCAAACGCCCTCTGGAAACTAAATCGAGTTAAAAAGGTTATTAGTGTCGAAGATGCCCTACGGCTCTTTAACATGCTCTCTTCTCTACTAAACGTAAATATCATATTTGAGCCTGAGCAACTGTATTTGAGTAAGGCGTTCAGAATAGCGTTGGATTACGGGTTAACTGTGTATGATGCGTTGTATATCGCTTTAGCAAAGGAGAAGAAGCTACCGCTTTTAACACTAGATGAAAGGCAGAGAGAAGCGGCGTTGGCTTTCGGTGTGGAAACAATCGGAGTAGCTCTTTAATAACCTTCAGCATTATATGTAGTGTGGAGATGGAGTACAGCCTAATCGCTCAAGCCTATGAGAAGATGGAGGAAACGACCAAGAGGCTTGACTTAACAGCATATTTGGTTGAGTTATTCAAGGCTACTCCTGTTGAGATCTTAGATAAAGTCATCTACTTGACGCAGGGCAAGCTTTACCCAGACTACATGGGTGTGGAGATAGGGGTGGCTGATAAACTCGCGTTAAGAGCTGTCGCCAACATAACTGGGCTATCAGTAGAGAGGGTCGAGGAGTACTATAAGGAGAAAGGCGACATAGGTGCGGTAGCCCAAGATCTATTAGCCAACAAGAAGCAGCAGACACTCTTCTCCGAGCCCCTAACAGTAGAAAGAGTCTACGCAACTTTAGAAAAGATCGCCAAAACAACCGGCTCTGGCAGCCTCGATTTAAGATTGGGTTATCTTCAGAGC
This genomic stretch from Nitrososphaerota archaeon harbors:
- a CDS encoding type II toxin-antitoxin system VapC family toxin; the encoded protein is MIVVDASALAAFILKEPGWRSLVEYVRYCLSLDHAVKEVANALWKLNRVKKVISVEDALRLFNMLSSLLNVNIIFEPEQLYLSKAFRIALDYGLTVYDALYIALAKEKKLPLLTLDERQREAALAFGVETIGVAL